In Erythrolamprus reginae isolate rEryReg1 chromosome 9, rEryReg1.hap1, whole genome shotgun sequence, the genomic window accggtaggagcccatcactgatgagaCCCCTATTTCTGAAGGTCCATGATGGACAGCATGgctgtttttcatttttattttattttatttttaacaaatcCAGGTTCCCCGGGCGGAAGGCAACGACAAAGGCAAAGGCAACTACTGGAGTTTTGCCACCGGCTGTGAATCGATGCTGGATTTGTTTGAAAATGGGaattacaggaggaggaggaggaggaggagtgtgaagagggagaaaaagggggcTGGAGAACGAGGCCCCTTGCCCACGTTGCCTCCATCCGAGGTGGCCTTTCCCCAGATCTCCTGTCCAGCTGAGACTTTGGAATCCCAACCGCTCCGATGTTCAGAGCCCGGTGAGTTTTTTCCAAGAGCTTCTGCCGCCAGCCAGCAAAGCCCAAACATCGGAAAATCTGACGCCGAAATTAAATTTAGCATTGATTACATTCTTTCGTCTCCAGACCCACTGCCGGTCCTGCGTTCCTCGTACCATGTGCAAGATAATAAATATCACCTCTTGGATGTTCCGCAGGTTCAGTTTTGGACATTATGAAAGCAGCCTGGGGGGGTGGGACAGAAAATGTCTTGCAGCAAAGCGAATTCAACTTTTGGGAGATGCCCTATGCTCCCCTCTGGGGTTTGAACCGTCTGTTGGGGTTTGGGGGGCTTGCTGGAGAAGACAGTGGGACTCCGGTGGGTCTTTGGCTTCTGGTGCCACGGGGGCATACAACGGCAGAACACGGCTTGGATTCTGGGAGGAGGGAACGGAGTACTTAAAGGTGGACGGGACAACAAAAGTAGGCCCTACCCGGATCGTGGGATCCAAGAAGTTATCAAGGAAACCGGATGCTGTCCCAATACTGACTTGGAATATTAGGAATATGAAACagacagccttccttccttcccaccctccctccctcccttccttccttccttccttccttccctccttccttccttccctccctccttccttccttccctccctccttccttccctccctccttccttctttccttccttctctccttccttccttccttccttccctccttccttccttctttccctccttccctccttccttccttctctccttcccaccattcattctttctttctccttccttccttccctccctcctacctTACTCCTTtgctcctttctttctatctttctgtctgtatgtctatctttctccttccttccttccttccttccctccctccttcttccctcctttctttctgtctttctgtctgtctgtccctcttctttccttattttattttcttccttccttctttgaatACATATAGCTAGAtgccttccttccattcatccttccttccctctttccttcttttcttattttatttccttccttccttgaataCCTTTAGCTAGAtgctttccatccattctttcttccttcctcttccctccctctctcttctttccttattttatttccttccttccttgaataCCTTTAGCTAGATgctttccatccattcttccttccttcctcttccctccctctctcttctttccttattttatttccttccttgaaTACATATAcatgccttctttccttccttcctttccttccttccctccctttttccatccattcttccttctctttttcatctccttccttccttcctcttcgctcctttcctcttctttccttcttttatttccttccttctttcccttcaatCTCACTTTGtccatccctttctccttccttcattcctgtgTTTCTTCGTGCCCGGAATGGTCTGCTATGCTTTGTAAAGAATCTGATTCTTCAAGCATTACTCTCACTTAGACATAACAAAGAAATACCAATGTTTCTAATACCCCTCGTCcgtcatcttgacttttttgacgaATCTCCCGTGGACACTCCGGGCTGTGTGACATTTCCTGTGGGCTCCACAAGACCCTCAATTTGACTACTTATCTTAACGGCATCCCTTCCTCAAACTCCAGAATGATCAGCCAATATAACAATATgactagcaaaaaaaaaacccttcccaaAATCCCACAAAGTAGAATCAGGGACAAAGGGTTAAACTTTTCACTGATTTAAGTTTGAGGTTTCTACAGGCTGTTGTCTCTTTCCATAATGTGCTTGTCAAATCGGGTGTTTTGCATTTGTGTGTAATGTACATGGGCACTTTTTCTTCAAATATGcatttttgtacatttttttgCAACTACTCCAAGCAGTATCTTCACGGCATTGAGGGATCCGTAGGctaattttttttcactttttgttTCTTTCAGGCTGTTGTTTTAAAATGTAGTGTAATTATTAAGTTTAGGAGAGTGAGCCTGCGGGCCCAGTTCTATAAATGACTTTGGGGCAGTCCCATTGCTTCTCCGCACCCCTAATTTATTGGTAATTCCATTCCATTGGCCTATGGATTGCGAATCAATAAAGTTATATGTTAAAACGGTACACTTTAAAATTTATTGAGAGGCATGGAGATGGAGAGGCATGGAGATGGCAAGGGCACCACAGCTCAGTTCAGGAAATAACACTGACTTTGTACCCCTAAttttagaacataagaacctaagaagagccatgctgaatcaggccaaagcccattgagtccagcattctgtgtcccatcaattatccatggggatcttgagcagaaagagaaggcaagaccctccctttctcttgacccccaacaaatggtacccaagggaaccctgcctgcctcaaccaacatagaggcagcacatggacatccctttcaataaccaccgatacactcggcatccatgaatctgtctaatcctgccttgaagctctccaggttgacagctgtcacaacctcttctggaagtgaattccatcaacaaatgaacctctgggtgaagaaatatttccctttatttgtgctcactttcttacctctgagttttagggagggccccttactcctagtattgtgtgatacagaaaagaatttttctctatccaccttttctatcccatgcatgattttatacacttcgatcaagtcacccctcaaacgccgtctttcaaggctgaagagaccaagactttgcaacctgatttcataagggaggggctccaaggTAAGGGACATTTTCTTTCCCTTACCTTGGTAAGGTCAGTCCTGGTTATCTGGGGGCAgaacggggggtgggggtgagcaaaggaagaatttggggcaaggtgggtGGGTTTTGGATCCGTTGGTGGCCATTTTGCTCAGGGTCACacctgcgtggaagcaaaaaaacaaaatggcggcgaCCCTAGAGACACCAACAAAACTGATGCTatagtaaagtgaccagattataatatCAGTTAAGCGGGTCACCATTGCGGGGGCAGAGGGTTGGGGAGCAGTGttgcctctaatttttttggggggtggtggaaaagtatagtgtctgagcgaatGAATATAgtgtctgaatgaatgaatgaatgaatgaactaacaaacaaacaaacaaacaaataaaaaacccaccctgttttgcctcagagaatttcaaaataaaatactgtactgtgtgtctataacagtgagctcataatagggcaactctatcaatatcaaaatgccacttcaatagttgagctagtttcaaactagattttgattttctttctctcttccttactcccattctttttctttctcttttccttcctctcttttttctatctgtttctctctcttcctctctctctccttccctctcactctttccctctcggcttctgggcaggtttggaaaactctgagttgatgatgatttttaagtgagcgattgctcactgctcagcttagagggaactatgttgggGAGACAGACGGAAGACGGCATGAGCCCAAATTTATGCAGGCTTCAATGGGGCCCTGTTGTAAAGCCTCTTCTCCCCAGAGCCTGGTGACCGAGCGtgtttcccccaccaccaccacctcaggTAGTAGTAGAGCATAGCCGAGGGGTGGAGGGAGCAGAATACCACAAGCAGGCGGAAAGCCTTCTGCAGCGAAGTACTGGGCAGCTCCATCCTGGAGagcgaacctttttttactcCTCAGCCGCTACTGTTGGGGTCGCGTCTCCTGGGGCGAATGTTGCGTCCAGTCGAGTCCCTTCCGATCATGCCAAGCTTGGGAGCCGAGGGGCTGCGTCGCCAGATCCCAAGCTCAGCGGGGTCAGATGGGACGATGCAGCTCCTGGGCTCCCAAGCTCGACAGGGTCAGACGGGACTCGACTGGGCGCAActttctgcgtatgcgcagaagcaaaatctcacttggacgcATGGGCGCACAAACCAGAGATGCGCACAGctcaatttccactaccggtacGATGGCGTCAatcgtaccagtaggaacccgctactcagggatgggctcctacagaaacagccaggaacgcagttccggtagcaaaatttggagctccaccacagagcaccctattatttatttatttatttatttatttatttatttatttatttatttatttatttatttatttatttatttattcattcattcattcattcattcattcattcattcattttttatttatttattcattcattcattcattctatctatctatctatttatctatttgtttgtttgtttgtttatttgtttatttgtgtatttgtgtatttgtgtatttgtttatttgtttatttgtttatttatttgtttgtttatttgtttgtttgtttgtttatttatttatttgttgtttgtttgtttatttatttatttgtttgtttgtttgtttgtttgttagatttgtatgccacccctttccgtagactcggggtggctcacaacacaataaaacagttcataacaaatctaataatttacaatttaaaatattttttaaaaaaccccattattaagcagacatacatacaagcataccatacataaattgtatagacccgggggaaatatctcagatcccccatgcctgacgacaaaggtgggttttaaggagtttacgaaaggcaaggagggtaggggcagttctaatctctggggggagctggttccagagagtcggggccgccacagagaaggctcttcccctggggcccgccaaccgacattgtttagttgacgggacccagagaaggcccactctgtgggacctaactggttgctgggatccgtgcggcagaaggcggtcccggagatattatggtccagtgccatgaagggctttaaaggtcataaccaacactttgaactgtgaccggaaattgatcggcaaccaatgcagactgcggagtgttggtgtaacatgggcatacctggggaagcccatgactgctctcgcagctgcattctgcacgatctgaagtttccaaacaatttgcactgaaagatgttgaaacaaaatgcacagtgtggtagtaaaagttttggtagcccatcactgccgctACGGAACCCACCTCCGAGTTTGGGGGCAGGGGAGGTTAACGTTAATTGGAAAACACCCACCTCCTGCCCAAAGAAATGAATCGACTCTCTCAAACAATTCCTATTGTTTGACCCGCTTTATGTCCAAAAGGCAAGGGAACGTTCTCGCGTCCCTGACACTTCTATCAAAAGCATTCCGCGACCAAAGGATGCCGTTGCTTGCTTTTcaaaggagatcaatcatctttccAAACCAGGAGGgggtgggaggggaaaaaagcaagcaagggagaaaaaaacccagggaCATTTTTTAATTTACCTGGTGCGTCGCACGCTGACGATTTCCAAAACGAATTTCGGGCCCTTGAAACAAATGGCATTTAATATGAAAGGTGTGCGGGCAAGACGTGACCTTATTCAAATGTCGGCGCCATTACGGAGCCGTTCCTGGTCTAATTATAATTAAATACTTTATGCTTCCTTTGCAAATCCTTTTGATCAATCACTGATAGGAACATTAATATCACACTGCCCCTGAGCGCCGGGCTGCCTCACAAGTGTTTACGGATCAGCGGGTTTCCATTAAGGAAGACGCGAGGCACCGCGGTGCAAACGTTCGTGGGCAAAATGTTCGTAAGTGGCCTTGACGTCAGAATAAAAatgaagaaggagagaagaaacttccAGAttattcacccacccacccacctgagaCTTAAgagctcttttatttatttatttatttatttatttatcgataGATTTGAAAgtgaccatgaaggccatcgagttcaaccccctgcccaagcaggaaccctatagtacacccgtcaagtggcagttcaatcttctcttaaaaatgtccagagtgttggagttcacaacgtccgctggtaggttgttccatgggttgatcactctgaccgtcaggaagttcctccttatctccatgttgaatctctccttggtcagcttccagacgttgttcctcgtccggccctctggtgccctggagaataaagtgatcccctcctctctgtgacattccctcgtatacctgtagactgctatcatgtccgctctggccctccttttctctaggctatccatgcccagttcccgcagtctctcttcgtaagtcttggtttccaatcccttaatcatcttggttgctcttttttgcaccttctacagagtttcaatgtctcttttgaagtgtggtgaccagaactgaatacagtactccaggtgtggtcggaccagggcgtagtagagtggtattaagacttccctggtcttggagtgtattcccctgttgatgcagcttaggattgtgttggcttttttagctgctgcagcacattttttCTAAGTTGTTATGCTTTGGCCCTAACATATAAAATGTGTGTGTACATTCATGTTTTATTCTTAAGAAGCAATTGGacaagccatttgtctgaaggtggtgtagggttttcctgcctgtgcaggggttggactagaagacctccaaggtcccttccaactctgtcattcattcattcatcagtcaaatttagaaacataaaagactgacggcagaaaaagatctcatggtccatctagtctgcccttcttgtattttatcttaggatggatctatgtttatcccaggcatgttgaaattcagtgactgtgcatttaccaaccacgtctgctggaagtttgttccaagcatctactactctgacCTTGGAAGATtgattgatggcaggaaaagacctcatggtccatctgcccttatactatttcctgtattttatattaggatggatctatgtttatcccaggcatgtttcaattcagttcctgtggatttaccaaccacgtctgctggaagtttgttccaagcatctactactctttcagtcaaataatattttctcacgttgcttctgatctttcccccaactaacctcagattgtgcccccttgttcctatttcctattaaaaacacttccctcctgaactttatttaaccctttaacctatttaaatgtttcgatcctgtccccccttttccttctgtcctccagactacacagattgagttcatgaaatctttcctgataagttttatgcttaagaccttccaccatttttgtagcccgtctttggacccgttcaatttgatcaatatatttttgtaggtgaggtctccagaactggacacagtatttcaaatggggtctcaccagcgctctatacgtTCTATACACATATCTTATTTATACTTACTACTTTTTAACCACACATCTCGCTCCTCCCTATTTATAGAGATAAACAGTCTCATCTtccttttcaaatacagtgataccttgtcttacaaacttaattggttccgggatgaggttcttaaggtgaaaagtttgtaagatgaaacaatgttttccataggaatcagtggaaaagcgattaatgcgtgcaagcccaaaatccaccccttttgccagccgaagcgcccgtttttgcgctgctgggattcccctgaggctctgctccatgggaaaccccacctccagacttgtgtgtttttgcgatgctgcgatttcactgaggctcccctcgctgggaaaccccacgtccggacttccgttgccagcaaagcgcccgtttttgcgctcctgggattcccctgctgggattcccctgcagcatcacaaaaacacggaagtccggaggtggggtttcccatggaggggagtctcaggggaatcccagcagcgcaaaaacaggtgcttcgctggcaacagaagtccggaggcggggcatcccagcggcggcggtgggtttgtaaggtgaaaatattttgtaagaagaggcaaaaaaaatcttaaatcccgggtttgcatctcgaaaagtttgtatgacgaggcgtttgtaagacgaggtatcactgtaaagtgAAAAAAATGAGAGCGGTTGCAGTTCCAACCAGAATCGGTTTTCGGTGTACAGTGCCTAATTTCTCTCTAAGTGATAAATCCAAAATCGATTAAACTAACACAAGAAAGGGGGATTTATTTATCTCACTAAAGACTAATAGAAGGGATAAGCCTTTGCCTATTACCTACAGCCTTGTTTTGCTGCAGatgaaattaaacaaaaaatatttgCAAACTTACATGTTTTTATATCCCTCCGAATACCAACTGTGGTTCGCGTAAATTAGGGAAACACGGCAATGGGTTTGTTGTTTTAAGTAACTGTTTTTCCTTTGAACAAAATGGACCATATGCAGAGGGCTGATAACCACAGCTTATAAATTAGACGTTCTcgtctacctctctctctctttcgttctCCTGAATCCTTTTCCAATTTATGCAATTACTTTTCTATAAGCTTTAGGCTACATCCAGAAAACAAAACCCagactaaaaaaaattaacaataaaacaaaacaaaattaactaGGAACTCATTCAACTAAAACTTGTGTTATGAGAGACTAATAATAAACAAGGGGAGGTCATTTTACCAGACCATTTAAAATCTGTGTCTGGGTATATCTACGTGTCCCCAATTGTGCCGATTTGTATATCCATCTAGAGacaaataaatgcaattttaATTTGACCCATAGAGCTCCTTTTATTCTTACAGGAATTAATAAAATCAAGGTTGTGTTTTTGATGCATATTTCCTGTTAAAGGACAAGTCTCGGGTCTGTTGTTTCTCATGAAGGTGGCtttgctagatagatagatagatagatagatagatagatagatagatagatagatagatagatagatagatagatagatagatagatagatgatacagagataatagatagatgatagatggatagacagaccaGTATAGATAGACATACAAATGGATgatggagatggatggatggatggatggatggatggatggatggatggatggatggatggatggatggatggtagctGTAGATGATAGAGATGACATAGGTAGATAgggggtggatggatagatagataaatagacagacgtaggtaggtagctaggtaggtaggtaggtagggggttggtgggtggatggacagatagacagacagagatagacagacataagtagttaggtaggtaggaaggtggggtgaatggatggatggatggatggacggacggacggacggacggacggacggacagacagaaacATACAGAtgcagtaggtaggtaggtaggtgggtgggtgggtgggtgggtaggtgggtaggta contains:
- the LOC139172686 gene encoding forkhead box protein L3-like gives rise to the protein MFDNTQYPYNCFNYDADDYPVCTSDEEKRFTRPAYSYIALIAMAIQQSPSNKVTLSGIYDFIMKKFPYYRTNQRAWQNSIRHNLSLNSCFVKVPRAEGNDKGKGNYWSFATGCESMLDLFENGNYRRRRRRRSVKREKKGAGERGPLPTLPPSEVAFPQISCPAETLESQPLRCSEPGEFFPRASAASQQSPNIGKSDAEIKFSIDYILSSPDPLPVLRSSYHVQDNKYHLLDVPQVQFWTL